One window of Pseudacidobacterium ailaaui genomic DNA carries:
- the rpmC gene encoding 50S ribosomal protein L29, translated as MELEKIRNLSDSELRVEEQKAAEQLFRLRFQMKLGQNEGVKKLRELKKDIARIKTIARERELGLHGAAPKAESSAPAKPAKKKSTKKEAR; from the coding sequence GGAACTCGAAAAGATTCGCAACCTGAGCGACAGCGAGCTGCGCGTCGAGGAGCAGAAGGCGGCCGAACAGCTGTTCCGCCTGCGCTTTCAGATGAAGCTCGGCCAGAACGAAGGCGTGAAGAAGCTGCGCGAACTGAAGAAAGACATTGCGCGCATCAAGACCATCGCCCGCGAGCGGGAGCTGGGCCTGCATGGCGCTGCTCCAAAGGCCGAGTCCAGTGCACCTGCCAAGCCGGCGAAAAAGAAGTCTACAAAGAAGGAGGCCCGCTAA
- the rpsQ gene encoding 30S ribosomal protein S17, with product MATVTTQSEPRRESRRQEKVGTVVSTKMQKTIVVEVEVRKAHPKYKRIVRLSKKFYAHDEQNSARVGDLVRIRETRPLSKLKRWQLEEIIRRSALAQVEEEVPVAE from the coding sequence ATGGCCACAGTCACCACACAGAGCGAGCCCCGCAGGGAATCACGCCGTCAGGAGAAGGTCGGCACAGTGGTTTCGACCAAGATGCAGAAGACGATTGTCGTCGAAGTGGAAGTGCGCAAGGCGCACCCAAAATATAAGCGCATCGTCCGGCTCAGCAAAAAGTTCTATGCGCATGATGAGCAGAACTCGGCGCGCGTGGGCGATCTGGTCCGCATTCGCGAAACACGCCCGCTGAGCAAGTTGAAGCGCTGGCAGTTGGAAGAGATCATCCGGCGCTCCGCGCTGGCACAAGTTGAAGAGGAAGTCCCGGTCGCTGAGTAA
- the rplN gene encoding 50S ribosomal protein L14 translates to MAVQMRTMLEVADNSGARKLQMILPLGGSTGSKAGLGDVITAAVKEASPDGQVKKGKVVKAVIVRTRKETRRRDGTYIRFDSNAAVLINEAGEPVGTRVFGPVARELREKKFLKIVSLAPEVL, encoded by the coding sequence ATGGCAGTGCAGATGAGGACCATGCTTGAGGTCGCCGACAATTCCGGCGCGCGCAAGCTGCAAATGATCCTGCCGCTCGGCGGCTCGACCGGCAGCAAGGCCGGACTCGGTGATGTAATCACTGCGGCCGTCAAAGAGGCTTCGCCTGATGGACAGGTGAAAAAAGGTAAAGTAGTAAAGGCCGTGATCGTGCGCACGCGCAAAGAGACGCGCCGCCGCGACGGGACCTACATCCGCTTTGATTCCAATGCCGCTGTGCTGATTAATGAAGCAGGCGAGCCTGTGGGAACGCGCGTCTTTGGCCCTGTGGCCCGCGAGCTGCGCGAAAAGAAATTTCTGAAGATTGTTTCGCTTGCCCCCGAAGTTCTTTGA
- the rplX gene encoding 50S ribosomal protein L24, whose protein sequence is MSLNIQRNDTVEVIAGSDKGKRGRVLRVFPDKDRILVEHVRVVKKNVRPNPQRNIKGGIAEQEAPIHISNVLLVCPGCGPTRVGHKFEGETKVRICRKCGQTLAVKKK, encoded by the coding sequence ATGAGTTTGAACATTCAACGCAATGACACGGTCGAAGTGATCGCGGGCAGCGACAAGGGAAAGCGCGGCCGCGTGCTGCGTGTCTTCCCGGACAAAGACCGCATTCTGGTGGAGCATGTGCGTGTGGTGAAGAAGAACGTGCGTCCCAACCCGCAGCGGAACATCAAGGGCGGGATTGCTGAGCAGGAAGCCCCCATCCACATCTCCAATGTGCTTTTGGTCTGTCCCGGCTGCGGCCCCACCCGTGTCGGGCACAAGTTTGAAGGCGAAACCAAAGTCCGGATCTGCCGCAAGTGCGGTCAGACGCTGGCGGTAAAAAAGAAGTAA
- the rplE gene encoding 50S ribosomal protein L5, whose translation MAARLKEKYQKEIKPALQKELGLENPMAVPKIEKIVLNMGLGEATQNNKLLDPLVADLAAITGQKPVLTRAKKSIAAFKVRSGMAIGAMVTLRGDAMYEFLDRLITVALPRVRDFRGVSTRSFDGRGNYTLGLRDQLIFAEIDYAKVEKLKGMNVTIVTTAKDDNSARALLRQFGMPFRQTA comes from the coding sequence ATGGCAGCAAGATTGAAAGAAAAGTACCAGAAGGAAATTAAGCCCGCCCTCCAGAAAGAGCTCGGGCTTGAAAACCCGATGGCGGTCCCGAAGATTGAAAAGATCGTCCTGAATATGGGACTGGGCGAGGCCACCCAGAACAACAAGCTGCTCGACCCGCTGGTTGCTGATCTGGCGGCCATCACCGGACAGAAACCGGTGCTGACCAGGGCGAAAAAGTCCATTGCCGCCTTCAAAGTCCGCTCGGGTATGGCCATAGGGGCCATGGTGACCCTGCGTGGCGATGCGATGTACGAATTTCTGGACCGTTTGATTACTGTCGCTCTGCCCCGTGTGCGCGACTTCCGCGGCGTCTCCACCCGCAGCTTTGATGGACGTGGCAATTACACGCTCGGCCTGCGCGACCAGTTGATCTTTGCTGAGATTGACTATGCGAAAGTAGAGAAGTTGAAAGGCATGAACGTCACCATCGTCACCACGGCGAAGGACGACAACTCGGCGCGCGCACTGCTGCGGCAGTTCGGGATGCCGTTCCGCCAGACGGCGTAA
- a CDS encoding type Z 30S ribosomal protein S14 produces the protein MATTAKRVKDARKPKFSSRKHNRCKLCGRPRAYLRKFGMCRLCFRQLALKGEIPGVVKSSW, from the coding sequence ATGGCAACGACCGCAAAGAGAGTCAAAGACGCGCGCAAGCCGAAGTTTTCTTCCCGCAAGCACAATCGTTGTAAGTTGTGCGGGCGTCCGCGGGCCTACCTGCGCAAGTTCGGGATGTGCCGTCTGTGCTTCCGTCAGCTTGCGCTCAAGGGAGAGATCCCCGGCGTCGTGAAGTCAAGCTGGTAA
- the rpsH gene encoding 30S ribosomal protein S8 translates to MSFTDPVADFLTRLRNAIHARHQKLDVPASKLKTEIARILKEEGYIANYKTSEENGRAVLRVYLKYGANNEAAIRDLTRVSRPGCRVYVGRDEIKRVQGGLGINILTTPRGVMTGKQARKEGVGGEILCEVW, encoded by the coding sequence ATGAGTTTTACCGATCCGGTAGCAGATTTTCTGACGCGTCTGCGCAATGCGATTCATGCGCGTCATCAGAAGCTGGATGTTCCGGCCTCAAAGCTGAAGACGGAGATTGCCCGCATCCTTAAGGAAGAGGGCTATATCGCCAACTACAAGACCTCGGAGGAAAATGGCCGGGCTGTTCTGCGCGTGTACCTGAAGTATGGGGCAAACAACGAGGCTGCCATCCGGGACCTCACCCGTGTTTCCCGTCCGGGTTGCCGTGTCTATGTTGGCCGGGATGAGATCAAGCGTGTCCAGGGTGGTCTTGGCATCAACATTCTCACCACTCCTCGGGGGGTGATGACCGGCAAGCAGGCCCGCAAGGAAGGCGTGGGCGGCGAAATTCTCTGCGAAGTCTGGTGA
- the rplF gene encoding 50S ribosomal protein L6, producing MSRIGKKPIPLPQGVKYSVQGNVVVVEGPKGRLEQRIPEGIKLLTKDGHIVAERESEAQAAIHGLTRALVANAVEGVTKGWSKDLDIVGIGYRVEMKGKDTVVFTLGYSHPIEFPLPSGITAAIDPKQTRITISGIDRQKVGQVAADMRALRKPDPYKNKGVRYADEKLKKKAGKAGAK from the coding sequence ATGTCACGTATTGGAAAAAAGCCGATTCCATTGCCCCAGGGAGTCAAGTACTCCGTTCAGGGCAATGTTGTGGTTGTGGAGGGCCCCAAGGGGAGGCTCGAACAGCGGATTCCGGAAGGGATCAAGCTGCTGACCAAGGACGGTCACATCGTCGCAGAGCGCGAAAGTGAGGCGCAGGCAGCCATTCACGGACTTACCCGTGCCCTGGTCGCCAACGCGGTCGAAGGTGTGACCAAAGGATGGTCCAAAGACCTCGATATTGTCGGCATCGGTTACCGCGTCGAGATGAAGGGCAAGGACACGGTGGTCTTCACGCTGGGGTATTCGCACCCGATCGAGTTCCCGCTGCCATCAGGCATCACCGCTGCCATTGATCCAAAGCAGACCCGCATTACCATCAGCGGCATTGACCGTCAGAAGGTCGGCCAGGTGGCCGCCGACATGCGTGCACTGCGCAAGCCTGACCCGTACAAAAACAAGGGTGTGCGCTATGCGGATGAGAAACTGAAGAAGAAGGCCGGAAAGGCCGGAGCGAAGTAG
- the rplR gene encoding 50S ribosomal protein L18: protein MISQKNRDEIRRRIHARIREKVAGTPERPRLSVYRSLNHIYAQVIDDTQGVTVASASSKAAKLKTGGNVAAAKEVGKLVAERAQEKGIKKVVFDRGGYLYHGRIKALADAAREAGLEF, encoded by the coding sequence ATGATTTCGCAAAAGAACAGGGACGAGATTCGTCGGCGCATCCATGCCCGCATCCGTGAGAAGGTGGCCGGTACGCCGGAGCGCCCTCGCCTCAGCGTTTACCGCTCGCTCAATCATATTTATGCTCAGGTCATTGATGACACCCAGGGTGTTACGGTGGCCTCGGCATCCAGCAAGGCGGCAAAGCTGAAGACCGGCGGCAATGTGGCTGCGGCCAAAGAAGTCGGGAAACTGGTGGCCGAACGCGCCCAGGAAAAAGGGATTAAAAAGGTTGTTTTTGACCGTGGCGGCTATCTCTATCACGGCCGCATCAAGGCGCTGGCGGATGCAGCGCGCGAGGCAGGGCTGGAGTTCTAA
- the rpsE gene encoding 30S ribosomal protein S5 produces MATLRKKLDAGQYNLKDQVVAINRVTKVVKGGKNMSFAALVVVGDPASGVVGYGSGKAKEVPQAIRKGIESAKKNLIRVNLTETTIPHQVLGRFGSGQVLLKPAPEGTGVIAGGAVRAVMTSAGVQNVLTKSLGTANPHNVIKATFDALAQLRDRQEVAQVRGKQVEEL; encoded by the coding sequence ATGGCAACACTGAGAAAAAAATTGGATGCCGGGCAGTACAACCTGAAAGACCAGGTGGTCGCCATTAACCGTGTGACCAAAGTGGTCAAGGGCGGTAAGAACATGTCTTTTGCTGCTCTGGTTGTCGTGGGTGACCCCGCCTCCGGCGTCGTGGGATACGGGTCCGGCAAAGCAAAGGAAGTGCCGCAGGCGATCCGCAAAGGCATTGAGTCGGCAAAGAAAAACCTGATCCGCGTCAACCTGACCGAGACCACGATCCCGCACCAGGTGCTGGGGCGCTTCGGCTCCGGACAGGTGCTGCTCAAGCCTGCCCCGGAAGGTACCGGCGTGATTGCAGGAGGTGCGGTGCGCGCGGTGATGACTTCGGCTGGCGTGCAGAATGTGCTGACCAAGAGCCTGGGTACGGCAAACCCGCACAACGTGATCAAGGCCACCTTTGACGCTCTGGCACAACTGCGCGACCGCCAGGAAGTGGCCCAGGTCCGCGGCAAGCAGGTTGAGGAGTTATAG
- the rpmD gene encoding 50S ribosomal protein L30 codes for MAETKAKIKIQYYRSSIQAPVKHKKVVKGLGFTRLHQIVEREDTPSIRGMVKAVPHLVRIVQN; via the coding sequence ATGGCAGAGACCAAGGCAAAGATCAAAATTCAGTACTACCGGTCGTCCATTCAGGCGCCTGTGAAGCATAAGAAGGTCGTCAAGGGCCTCGGCTTCACCCGCCTTCATCAGATTGTGGAGCGCGAGGACACGCCTTCCATTCGGGGGATGGTCAAAGCGGTGCCGCATCTGGTACGAATCGTACAGAACTAG
- the rplO gene encoding 50S ribosomal protein L15: protein MNLSNLRAPKKANRNRKRVGRGMGSGHGKTSTRGHKGQGSRSGSSLMRGFEGGQMPLHRRLPKRGFTNIFRIEYNTLNLDRLVELGETELTLEFFEKKGLIKKKNGLLKILGNGELTGPITVHAHKFSKSAQEKIEKAGGKAILVA, encoded by the coding sequence ATGAATCTTTCCAATCTCAGGGCGCCGAAGAAGGCGAACCGAAATCGCAAGCGTGTGGGGCGTGGTATGGGCTCCGGACATGGCAAGACCTCTACCCGCGGACACAAAGGCCAGGGCTCCCGTTCCGGTTCGAGCCTGATGCGTGGTTTTGAAGGCGGCCAGATGCCGCTCCACCGCCGTCTGCCCAAGCGCGGCTTTACCAACATCTTCCGTATCGAATACAACACGCTGAATTTGGACCGTCTGGTTGAGCTGGGCGAGACTGAGCTGACGCTGGAGTTTTTTGAGAAGAAGGGACTGATTAAGAAAAAGAATGGTCTGCTCAAAATCCTGGGTAACGGCGAGCTGACCGGCCCGATTACCGTGCACGCCCATAAGTTCTCAAAATCTGCTCAGGAAAAGATTGAGAAAGCAGGCGGTAAGGCCATTCTGGTAGCCTAA
- the secY gene encoding preprotein translocase subunit SecY, with amino-acid sequence MLEKFANIFRIPDLRKRVLFTMAMLAVYRLGSFIPTPGVNTTALEQFFDLQGGSALGLVNLFSGGNLRRLTVFALGIMPYITASIIFQLLTVVYEPLARLQKEGELGRRKITQWTRYMTVGLGIVQSLAIALTLSHGAGGLQLVLNPGPGFVLMTVITLTTGTTFIMWLGEQITDRGIGNGMSLLIFAGIVVGLPRGIQELVETARSEKFGPFTVPALVLLVAAMVAVVVFIVFVERSERRIPVQYAKRIVGRRMMGGQSTHLPLRVNSGGVMPIIFAASVLSAPLLFAQSSFVRNSAVLTRIFDALHAGEPWYEFLYMVAIIFFAYFYISIVFRPDDIADNMRKYGGFIPGIRPGKRTSDFINDILTRITLVGALYLIVVAIIPQILISGIHLNHLWLVGPLFEHMPLWVTNGLGFNFYFGGTSLLIVVGVAMDTVNQVESQLIMRHYEGFTPRSGRIRGRRAW; translated from the coding sequence ATGCTTGAAAAATTCGCCAACATCTTCCGCATCCCTGACCTGCGCAAGCGAGTTCTGTTTACCATGGCCATGCTTGCCGTCTACCGCCTGGGATCGTTTATTCCTACGCCGGGTGTCAATACCACAGCGCTCGAGCAGTTCTTCGATCTGCAAGGGGGAAGCGCACTCGGCCTGGTCAACCTGTTCAGCGGCGGAAACCTGCGCCGCCTCACGGTCTTTGCCCTGGGCATCATGCCTTACATCACGGCCTCCATCATCTTCCAGCTGCTGACCGTGGTCTACGAGCCGCTGGCCCGCCTTCAGAAGGAAGGCGAGCTGGGCCGTCGCAAAATCACCCAGTGGACGCGCTATATGACTGTGGGGCTGGGCATTGTCCAGTCGCTCGCCATTGCGCTCACACTGTCGCACGGTGCTGGAGGATTGCAGCTGGTGCTCAATCCTGGCCCGGGGTTCGTTTTGATGACCGTCATTACCTTGACCACAGGCACTACCTTCATCATGTGGCTGGGTGAGCAGATTACCGACCGCGGCATCGGCAATGGGATGAGTCTGCTGATTTTTGCCGGTATCGTCGTCGGTCTCCCGCGTGGGATTCAAGAGCTGGTTGAGACGGCGCGCTCAGAAAAGTTTGGTCCCTTTACTGTGCCGGCGCTCGTTCTTCTGGTTGCGGCCATGGTCGCCGTTGTGGTCTTCATCGTTTTTGTAGAGCGCAGTGAGCGCCGCATCCCAGTGCAATATGCCAAGCGCATTGTCGGGCGCAGGATGATGGGTGGCCAGTCCACGCATTTGCCGCTGCGGGTCAACTCCGGTGGAGTGATGCCGATCATTTTTGCCGCATCCGTACTCTCGGCCCCGCTGCTCTTTGCTCAGTCCTCGTTCGTTCGTAACAGCGCGGTGTTGACGCGTATCTTTGATGCCCTCCATGCAGGCGAGCCCTGGTATGAGTTTCTCTACATGGTCGCCATCATCTTCTTTGCATATTTTTATATTTCCATTGTCTTTCGTCCGGATGACATTGCGGACAACATGCGAAAGTATGGGGGCTTTATTCCCGGAATTCGTCCCGGCAAGCGCACCTCGGATTTCATCAACGATATTCTTACCCGCATCACCCTGGTCGGCGCCCTTTACCTCATCGTGGTTGCAATCATTCCGCAGATCCTGATTAGCGGAATTCATCTCAACCACTTGTGGCTGGTCGGTCCGCTCTTCGAGCATATGCCGCTCTGGGTGACGAATGGCCTTGGCTTCAACTTCTATTTTGGCGGCACCTCGCTGCTGATCGTCGTCGGCGTTGCCATGGACACCGTCAATCAGGTGGAATCCCAGCTCATCATGCGCCACTACGAAGGCTTCACGCCGCGCAGCGGACGGATTCGCGGAAGGCGGGCCTGGTAA
- a CDS encoding adenylate kinase, with product MAVAVGEKHREVGKSGTVVPGPVLLLGAPGVGKGTQAQAIMAAWGIPQISTGDILRSNVSGGTELGKKARALMDRGELVPDDLVNQMVADRLQLPDTAKGYILDGFPRTLGQAEWLDSYLAERSGGLPVVAVSIKVGYTQLLRRITGRRNCPVCKSIYNIYLQPPKVDTLCDLDGTPLARRSDDTEEVFEERMRTYESLTAPVIEHYRACGRFQEVDGELPVDAVTAAVMAAVLRLRGAAS from the coding sequence GTGGCGGTAGCCGTGGGTGAAAAGCACAGAGAAGTTGGAAAGTCGGGGACCGTCGTTCCCGGTCCTGTCCTGCTTCTTGGCGCACCGGGTGTTGGTAAGGGAACACAGGCCCAGGCCATCATGGCGGCCTGGGGCATTCCGCAGATTTCCACTGGCGATATCCTTCGGTCGAACGTGTCCGGGGGCACCGAGCTGGGCAAAAAGGCCCGGGCCCTCATGGATCGCGGAGAGCTTGTTCCCGACGACCTGGTCAACCAAATGGTTGCCGACCGCCTGCAGCTCCCCGACACGGCGAAGGGCTATATTCTGGATGGTTTCCCGCGCACGCTGGGCCAGGCAGAGTGGCTTGACAGTTATCTGGCGGAACGGTCCGGCGGACTGCCCGTGGTTGCTGTCAGTATCAAAGTAGGTTATACTCAGTTATTGCGCCGTATTACCGGAAGGCGCAACTGTCCAGTCTGCAAGAGCATTTATAACATCTACTTGCAGCCGCCCAAAGTGGATACGCTGTGCGATCTCGATGGCACGCCGCTGGCGCGGCGCTCGGATGACACTGAAGAGGTATTTGAGGAGCGGATGCGCACCTACGAGTCGCTGACTGCTCCGGTCATCGAGCACTATCGTGCCTGCGGGCGTTTTCAGGAAGTGGACGGAGAATTGCCGGTGGACGCAGTGACGGCCGCAGTCATGGCTGCTGTTCTGCGCTTAAGAGGGGCAGCCAGCTGA
- the map gene encoding type I methionyl aminopeptidase → MAIVIKTPQEVEKMRRAGAVVREVLEYVRGFVKPGATTMDLEGAAVRKMEELGVKPAFKGYHGYPCVLCTSVNSEVVHGIPSAKRVLREGDIVSIDTGVVLDGYYGDSAITVPVGEKIAPRAQRLLDVTRTSLESGIQAVRPGATLGDIGAAVQQVVEAGGFSVVREFVGHGIGTSLHEDPQVPNFGRRGQGLKLREGMVLCIEPMVNSGSPDVQVLEDGWTAVTQDGSLSAHFEHTVAVTSDGAVVLTE, encoded by the coding sequence ATGGCCATCGTGATTAAGACTCCACAGGAAGTGGAGAAGATGCGGCGTGCAGGTGCAGTGGTCCGGGAGGTCCTGGAGTATGTCCGGGGTTTTGTGAAGCCTGGTGCTACCACGATGGATCTGGAGGGTGCGGCCGTCCGGAAGATGGAAGAGCTGGGCGTAAAGCCTGCTTTTAAGGGGTATCACGGATATCCCTGCGTGCTCTGCACCTCGGTCAATAGTGAGGTGGTCCACGGGATTCCCTCGGCCAAGCGGGTCTTGCGCGAAGGCGACATTGTTTCGATTGATACCGGGGTGGTTCTGGACGGCTACTATGGCGATTCCGCAATCACGGTTCCGGTGGGTGAAAAGATTGCTCCCCGTGCCCAGCGCCTTCTGGATGTGACCAGGACTTCGCTGGAGAGCGGGATTCAGGCAGTCAGGCCGGGGGCGACGCTGGGCGACATTGGCGCTGCGGTGCAGCAAGTGGTAGAGGCCGGTGGATTCAGCGTGGTGCGTGAATTTGTTGGCCACGGCATCGGCACCTCGCTTCACGAAGACCCCCAGGTGCCAAACTTTGGCCGCCGTGGGCAGGGTCTGAAGCTGCGGGAGGGGATGGTTCTTTGTATTGAACCGATGGTCAACTCCGGCAGTCCGGATGTGCAGGTGCTCGAAGACGGATGGACGGCGGTGACGCAGGACGGCAGTTTGAGCGCACATTTTGAGCACACAGTGGCGGTCACCAGTGATGGTGCTGTGGTGCTGACAGAGTAG
- the infA gene encoding translation initiation factor IF-1, giving the protein MSKEDAIEVMATVLETLPNAMFKVELENKHQVLAHVSGRMRKNFIRILPGDRVAVELSPYDLTRGRIVYRYK; this is encoded by the coding sequence TTGTCCAAGGAAGACGCGATTGAGGTCATGGCAACCGTCCTTGAGACGTTGCCCAATGCGATGTTCAAGGTGGAGCTTGAAAACAAGCATCAGGTTCTGGCGCATGTCTCCGGCCGCATGAGAAAAAACTTTATTCGCATCCTTCCCGGAGACAGGGTGGCGGTAGAGTTGAGCCCCTACGACCTGACGCGTGGGCGTATTGTCTATCGATATAAATAG
- the rpmJ gene encoding 50S ribosomal protein L36 — MKVRASVKKICDKCKIIHRRGVVRVICENSKHKQRQG, encoded by the coding sequence ATGAAGGTTCGTGCATCCGTAAAGAAGATTTGTGACAAGTGCAAGATTATTCATCGCCGTGGCGTCGTGCGCGTGATTTGCGAAAACTCAAAGCACAAGCAGCGCCAGGGTTGA
- the rpsM gene encoding 30S ribosomal protein S13 produces the protein MARIAGVDLPRQKQARIALTYIYGIGNPRALRILEKANVDPFKKIQDLGEDEVNRIRQVIEDEGAVEGDLRKDVAMHIKRLIDIQSYRGLRHRRSLPVRGQRTHTNARTRKGPRKGTIANKKKATAKT, from the coding sequence ATGGCACGTATTGCAGGCGTTGATCTGCCCCGCCAAAAGCAGGCCAGGATCGCGCTCACTTACATCTACGGCATCGGGAACCCTCGCGCGCTGAGAATTCTGGAAAAGGCGAACGTGGATCCGTTCAAGAAAATCCAGGACCTCGGCGAAGACGAGGTCAACCGCATCCGCCAGGTCATCGAAGACGAAGGCGCGGTCGAAGGCGACCTGCGCAAAGATGTCGCGATGCACATCAAGCGGTTGATTGACATTCAGTCCTATCGCGGACTGCGGCACCGCCGCAGCCTCCCGGTGCGCGGACAGCGCACACATACCAATGCCCGCACCCGTAAGGGGCCGCGTAAGGGCACGATAGCGAACAAGAAGAAAGCGACGGCGAAGACCTAA
- the rpsK gene encoding 30S ribosomal protein S11 has protein sequence MAKAQQGAGKAAKNKKFKKRERKNVPYGVVHIQASFNNTIVTITDQQGNTLSWKSSGSLGFRGSRKGTPFAAQQAAINAANQAREHGLRAADVRVAGPGSGRESAIRALAAAGIEVRSIRDVTPIPHNGCRPPKRRRV, from the coding sequence ATGGCAAAAGCACAGCAGGGCGCCGGAAAGGCCGCCAAGAACAAGAAATTCAAGAAGCGCGAACGCAAGAATGTGCCCTATGGTGTGGTGCACATTCAGGCTTCGTTCAACAATACCATCGTTACCATTACCGACCAGCAGGGCAATACGCTCTCCTGGAAGAGCTCCGGTTCGCTGGGTTTTCGAGGGTCGCGTAAGGGCACGCCGTTTGCGGCCCAGCAGGCGGCCATCAACGCGGCCAATCAGGCCCGGGAACACGGCCTCCGTGCGGCCGATGTGCGCGTTGCCGGCCCCGGTTCTGGCCGGGAATCGGCCATTCGTGCGTTGGCAGCAGCAGGAATTGAGGTGCGCTCCATCCGCGACGTCACCCCGATTCCGCACAACGGCTGCCGTCCGCCCAAGCGCCGCAGAGTGTAA
- the rpsD gene encoding 30S ribosomal protein S4: MARYTGAVCRLCRREGMKLFLKGTKCTSDKCPIEKRNFAPGQHGRDRKAKVVGYGLQLREKQKAKRIYFTLEGQFRKYYEKAARSQGVTGELLLQQLERRLDNVAFRLGFAASRRQARQLVRHGHIEVNGRKVNIPSFQVNVGDEIKVRPNSQKLTVVETSREFASHQPAPAWLSVDHANLSGKVLALPKREDIQLPVNEQLIVELYSK, from the coding sequence TTGGCACGTTATACCGGTGCAGTTTGCCGCCTTTGCCGCCGCGAAGGCATGAAACTTTTTCTGAAGGGCACCAAGTGCACTTCAGACAAGTGTCCGATTGAAAAGCGCAATTTCGCCCCCGGCCAGCATGGCCGTGACCGCAAGGCGAAGGTCGTAGGCTACGGCCTCCAGCTTCGTGAAAAGCAGAAGGCCAAGCGGATCTACTTCACGCTTGAGGGACAGTTCCGTAAGTACTATGAGAAGGCCGCCCGCTCCCAGGGCGTCACCGGCGAACTGCTTTTGCAGCAGTTGGAGCGTCGTCTGGACAATGTTGCCTTCCGTCTTGGTTTTGCTGCTTCGCGCCGTCAGGCCCGCCAGCTTGTCCGTCACGGGCACATCGAGGTCAATGGCCGCAAGGTGAATATTCCGTCATTTCAGGTAAACGTGGGTGACGAAATCAAGGTGCGCCCCAACAGCCAGAAGCTGACAGTGGTGGAAACCTCGCGTGAGTTTGCCAGCCATCAGCCTGCTCCGGCTTGGCTCTCGGTCGACCACGCCAACCTTTCCGGAAAAGTACTGGCCCTGCCCAAACGGGAAGACATTCAGCTGCCGGTCAATGAACAGTTGATTGTGGAGTTGTATAGCAAGTAA